The Streptomyces sp. SS1-1 genome has a segment encoding these proteins:
- a CDS encoding chlorinating enzyme: MVAEGISKTAAQGLTPEQVKSFQENGFIGPFDLYSEDEARLHWNQAMIEMVTSRNKPHESTIINYDRHLDCDTLSRHIAHPTVVHKLRSLMGDDIICWKTNIFEKQPGEAGTGWHQVEAFTVFESESVAYPSLRYTEESTAATQELTVWTAFSDADEEHGCLRFIPGSHKKWYYDETKPMSRNVESKSHDFFGYDYSELQLDPDWDPDAGEIVTMPMKPGQFVIFLAKCIHGSLPNVSDTKRLGLATRYVSPSVRVYENIDSLSGFGDAISLDYHGSVLVSGEDRWGHNRIHTENLNGFPFPKVD; this comes from the coding sequence ATGGTGGCTGAAGGCATCAGCAAGACGGCGGCTCAAGGACTGACACCCGAGCAGGTGAAGTCCTTCCAGGAGAACGGCTTCATCGGGCCGTTCGACCTCTACTCGGAGGACGAGGCCCGGCTGCACTGGAACCAGGCCATGATCGAGATGGTGACCTCGCGCAACAAGCCGCACGAGTCGACCATCATCAACTACGACCGCCATCTGGACTGCGACACCCTCTCCCGGCACATCGCCCACCCCACGGTCGTGCACAAGCTGCGCAGCCTGATGGGGGACGACATCATCTGCTGGAAGACGAACATCTTCGAGAAGCAGCCGGGCGAGGCCGGCACGGGCTGGCACCAGGTGGAGGCCTTCACGGTCTTCGAGTCGGAGTCGGTCGCCTACCCCTCGCTGCGCTACACCGAGGAGAGCACCGCCGCCACGCAGGAGCTGACGGTGTGGACGGCGTTCTCGGACGCGGACGAGGAGCACGGCTGCCTCCGGTTCATCCCCGGCAGCCACAAGAAGTGGTACTACGACGAGACCAAGCCCATGTCGCGGAACGTGGAGAGCAAGTCCCACGACTTCTTCGGCTACGACTACTCGGAGTTGCAGCTCGACCCCGACTGGGACCCGGACGCCGGCGAGATCGTCACCATGCCCATGAAGCCCGGCCAGTTCGTGATCTTCCTGGCCAAGTGCATCCACGGCTCCCTGCCGAACGTCAGCGACACCAAGCGGCTCGGCCTCGCCACCCGGTACGTCTCGCCGTCGGTGCGGGTCTACGAGAACATCGACAGCCTCAGCGGGTTCGGTGACGCCATCAGCCTCGACTACCACGGCAGCGTCCTGGTCTCCGGCGAGGACCGGTGGGGCCACAACCGCATCCACACCGAGAACCTGAACGGGTTCCCGTTCCCGAAGGTGGACTGA